AACCGGTGAGTTCTTCATGACTAGAGGAATTGCCACCTTCTTTACTGATGCCTTTGAGGGGACTGTATACTTTAGGGTTCGTGTTAATATTACTTTGTATGAATGCTGGTGATTTGTTTGCCTTTTTCGATTCAAGTTTTTAGTGTTTCCTGTtggatttaattttcaaattagtaATGATCATGCATAAGAATAAATGATAGTGtatttgttgttatttgttATTCATGTATTCATAAaggataataaatatatgttctTTGCTTTCTTTTACATTACTTTTCGAGAAGttgatgtttaattatttatagatgCAAGTAGTAATGCAGAATCTGTTAGTCCTCAGAGGCTCATCTATTAATTTCAACCACAGCAGCCTTGGATCAGCTTTGGTTTACCGTTTGTGATATACAGGTGAACTAGATCATGATCCAAATTCAGTTTGTGTTATAATTTCAAGTGTAAGGTATGCAGGGGTGAATTTTAATACGAGCCCAATCAAACTGAGTTTAGGATCAGTTTGAATCTGTAATACTCAGTTCGAActtaaacttatttgaattgatatacAATGTCACTAAATGATTGTTAAGAAGTAAACAATATTATCAAgaagataaacaatatcattgatgagataaacaatatcatttaataGATAAAGAAACTGATTTCGAACCAAATAGTAGATTTGAACCAAGCCAATTTGGATTGGATCCACCTTGAAGACTACGCATTCTCAAGGCACCTCTTATCAGGAGGATGgaacaaaatatgaaataggCGGGCCCCTGTATTTCgaatttaaagaagaagaagcatcACCATGAACTCAAAATCCTTGCGCATACACTACTCAAAGTGAACCGCCTCCCTGAAGAAAGGCTAAATGGAAGACTCTTCGATCCCTCTGATTCGCACCCCTTGACCGGTCTAGTGCCATGGACCTCCGCTACGAACGCGGAGAATTGCGATGGGAATTATGATGCCTGCTTGTCTTGTTGACCGATAGCCACACCTATACATTTAAGCAAGCACTCTCGGTGATCGTTTTTCGTGGCTTATACCCTCTCTCACGAAGAAGGGGTTGAAAGAGACTTTCCCAACGATTTTAGGTGAATGTGTGAACCGTGATACGGTGATGGAGATTTGCTTGGAGCTTCAAAGCCGTTTTTGCGAGCTCCGACACACCCTAAATCTGGTGGGCTTTTTCCTGTTCCTCGGGGGTTGCATTAGATGCCCAGGCGTGAAGGAAGGCATTCCCCTGCACCGGAAAGGATGAAGTCATAACTAAAACTGTTTTATTGACAAATGGGTATCTTAGTGTTAGTTTTGAAATGTTTGGTAATTGGCTGAATGTTTTATTACACCTTAGGTAGATCATGGTGAGTTCCCCATTCAACCCTTTTACACAAGTCGGCTTGTCGTTTTTCTCTAAACTGTAGCTAACCGTAAAAATGGGACGGTTTCTCAAGTAACGAACGACTTGTAGTTTGATCTCTTAGCAGGTAAACGACAAATCGCTCAAATATTAACTAGCTAGCCGACTTGTCATCCTCAATGGAACATCCAGGAAAGTTATAGTTATGGTGGCGAAAGCACGCAAGTTTGGTAAGTAGATAAAGGCAGAAAAAGTATTGGCGCTATACACAGAGAGCTTATCTTTCTATCTTCTATGTATTGACTGTTagagaaagaaacaaacagAACCGAAGGTCCGGAGTACGTGGGAGTGTGAAAGCCATGCGAAGCTCAACGCTCTCATGGAGCGTTTTGAAGGCGCACTATTTGCCTTCATCTCCTAAACCTTCAAAATCTCGTAATGcccatttcttttctttcaacctTTTCTTCAAGAAGCACTCTTCAAAGTTCTGTCTTCGCAACCCAAGTCTTATTTTTTCCAGGTATGTCTACTGAATTTCGTAAATTCAAGAGCTGAATGAATCGTTtagttaaaaattgaaatggCAAGGCTTTTTATGCAGAGACTCCGGGCAATGGTGTGAAAACAGAAGTGAGGAGTGGCTTGGGCATTCTCTGCCGAAAGTGTTAGAAAATCAGGATGTCCTTGTAATATTTCTTGGCAAATTACAATAAATTTTGCTACAGATTTATAGAGAAATGTAGAATTCTTTTTGGATATTAACTGTAGTGTGCGATTTGAACAAATAGTGTTTATGAATTTTGCTGTTGACGGTTGGTGCGAGTGACTAATTGatggtttttttaataattgaccCACTATTTCTAAACCcagttagaaaattttgaattttgatttacgTTTCCTTAATGTAAAATGAATGTAAACTTTTGAGCTATTAGTCTATGGTTTGATGTTGATCTGCTGCTTGGTTCTAGTAAGATCGTTTCCCACCATAATTTCAGTTTAGGTTTAGCATGGAATTTGACTAATCGTGGAACTGAGATTTGGTAGAGAACTCATGGCTTCTTAATTATTTGGACCATGTCTTCTAGTTCTGTGCTTGATTTTGGTGAGAAATGGTTCTTAAAATTCTCTGAAGGTTCAATTGCACACCCCAATGCTTGTGATATTTATTAGTTGAATCAGTTAACCGACTAGTCTGTGACTTCTACTTGCTGCTGTTGTTGACTTAATGCACGTTCACTTTCTTTTTGTGATTGTTTTTCAATGGGTGGGATTACATTTTGATGCAGGAAGTTAGGTACACTGATTGCAAGACTTGTAGTGCGACAGGAAAGTCAATACCCAACCTGgatctttcttattttttagattatttgcACACAAAGAATAGCTCGAGAAGGGAGTATCACATAGCTACAGATATCATATCTTCTTGTTCATCATTTGGTAGTATCATGAAGTTCATGATGCTGTTTGGATCGCTAACGCTTCAAGGATCTCAACCGGCAATTGCTGGTACAGACTTTAGCAGTGGGTTGCAGTCAATTCCTTATATTGGAGACCTTGGTGATATTTTCACAGGTTTTGCTTCAGTTAGGAAATCTCCCTGTAACTTCTATAACTGATATTTTTATCGTTGCACTAAGCCTGAATAcacttttcattttctcaacCTAGAGATCTTAGTTGAACTTAAGTTGCCCtgttattttaacaaatatatgtatgtcgaaaatatttattagacttataagtatgaagattgaaactcacattacacaaaatcaattggcttgtgttaagtTTCAttccacacacttatatatcactcattttaCTCAAGTTGagtagatgtgagactctttttatttctttttttatttgagtcttcaACACCCCCACTTAAATATAACCACCTAAGTTGTTAGACCTACCTTTTGGCTCAACCAGTTTTGACTGGGTGCGTTATCACTTGTATTCAGAAACACTTTAGGCTAGGTCTGCCGTTTAGCTGAGTGCGTTATCACTTATATCCAAAAACACTTTAAGCTAGGTCTGCCGTTTAGCTGGGTGCGTTATCACTTGCATCCAAAAACGCTTTAAGCTAGGTCTGCCGTTTGGCTCATACTCTAATACcatatcgaaaatatatataGCGTCGTTTGTAATATATTTTCGGCATAGTATCAGAGCACAAACCAAATGGCAGACCTAacagtctaaaatatttctggatacaagtgacaacacACTCCGTCAAAACCGGTTGAGCCAAAAAGCAGGTCTAACAACCTAAGTAGTTATATTTAAACGGGGGTGTtgaagactcaaataaaaaaagaaagaaaaagagtctcacatctactCAACttgagtaaaatgagtggtctataagtgtgtggattggaccttaacacaagccaattggttttatgtaatgtgagtttcaatcttcacaattgtaagcccaatatatatttccgacaatGTATTTAGTTGGGCACACTTAAGCTAATGATTTCATCCGCAATTTTCGTTCTCAAAGTATCCGTTgcctttcattttcaaatttgcaCTTCTGATCAAGAGAGAAGATGTTGCTTGTTAACAGCAACCCACACTAGATATTTTCTATGATTAGATCATCAGTCATATTTCTAgtgataatttatttcattaatcttAAGCTTTATACAATTCTGGcagtaaaataatatgtaatataatCTCAAGCATTCAGCATTTTCGAGTGACTTTGATGCATGCTGAGTGGCAAACATTGACTTTCTATTTCTTTGCAATGTATAACAAAAAATGGTAGTTTAAATCTAATCATCATAATATTAATCAAGTCCTCTGATAGGATGCCCTGCCAAATGAGTATGACACTCTTTTTTTCCCTTCTACTACAATCATTTTCTTCACAGTATTTGCAACTCCAACAGCTGACATTGTCAATTCACCTCTTTCTGATGCAGGCATTCTTGCTCATCTTCTTTTCAGAACTGGGAGATAAGACCTTTTTCATTGCAGTAAGAGTCATCATTTACACAAAGTATAATTGAGAATTTATGCATGTgagaatttgagaatttatgaTTTTCTGTATTTTTCCACTTGATCAAAACGTAATTTCATTCCTTATTGAGAGAATTTATGACATCACATGCTTTTCCATCCAGTCCTCATTTACTAAGTATAGAAGTGGAATCACTATCCTATTTCATCTTTAGTCTTCTGCAAGAATTCAGttaatcaaaaaatatatataatcattcaAGAACTGACCTTAATCTTAAAAGAAATTCTTTGAGTGGATGTCTATTTCTCCAGCACCTCTTTTTTTACCTCAACATATATGTACATGCATATCTATGTCTGTCGGAGCATGTGTATGCACTTTGCATGCTTCAAAGGAACTAACCTCTGtatggaatttttttttgtttcttgtgCAGGCACTTTTAGCTGCTAGGAATTCTGCTGCAACTGTTTTCATTGGAACTTTTGGTGCACTTGCGTACGTTATTCTGCTCATGCATGGTGATTTAGATGTCCTTTGCATATTTAACTTTCTATTACTGAAATTCCTTACAGGTCTATGGTGTGCACgatatttttagttattaactagtatgataagattttgttttaacttttaCTG
Above is a genomic segment from Mangifera indica cultivar Alphonso chromosome 3, CATAS_Mindica_2.1, whole genome shotgun sequence containing:
- the LOC123212466 gene encoding GDT1-like protein 1, chloroplastic isoform X3, with protein sequence MRSSTLSWSVLKAHYLPSSPKPSKSRNAHFFSFNLFFKKHSSKFCLRNPSLIFSRDSGQWCENRSEEWLGHSLPKVLENQDVLEVRYTDCKTCSATGKSIPNLDLSYFLDYLHTKNSSRREYHIATDIISSCSSFGSIMKFMMLFGSLTLQGSQPAIAGTDFSSGLQSIPYIGDLGDIFTGFASAFLLIFFSELGDKTFFIAALLAARNSAATVFIGTFGALAAMTIISVILGRTFHYVDEILPFRFGETDLPIDDIAAVFLLVYFGVSTLLDASSSDGLKAEDEQKKAELAVSEFSGNGAGILAAANTIISTFLLVFVAEWGDKSFFSTIALAAASSPLGVIGGALAGHGVATLLAVLGGSLLGTFLSEKVIGRHMLKI
- the LOC123212466 gene encoding GDT1-like protein 1, chloroplastic isoform X1 — encoded protein: MRSSTLSWSVLKAHYLPSSPKPSKSRNAHFFSFNLFFKKHSSKFCLRNPSLIFSRDSGQWCENRSEEWLGHSLPKVLENQDVLEVRYTDCKTCSATGKSIPNLDLSYFLDYLHTKNSSRREYHIATDIISSCSSFGSIMKFMMLFGSLTLQGSQPAIAGTDFSSGLQSIPYIGDLGDIFTGFASAFLLIFFSELGDKTFFIAALLAARNSAATVFIGTFGALAAMTIISVILGRTFHYVDEILPFRFGETDLPIDDIAAVFLLVYFGVSTLLDASSSDGLKAEDEQKKAELAVSEFSGNGAGILAAANTIISTFLLVFVAEWGDKSFFSTIALAAASSPLGVIGGALAGHGVATLLAVLGGSLLGTFLSEKLKSDVTRPMSAIQNQVKKRHLLFFVEDISVCSVTTVHLEAIRNPVSRFVPWYHWSSPSM
- the LOC123212466 gene encoding GDT1-like protein 1, chloroplastic isoform X2, with the protein product MRSSTLSWSVLKAHYLPSSPKPSKSRNAHFFSFNLFFKKHSSKFCLRNPSLIFSRDSGQWCENRSEEWLGHSLPKVLENQDVLEVRYTDCKTCSATGKSIPNLDLSYFLDYLHTKNSSRREYHIATDIISSCSSFGSIMKFMMLFGSLTLQGSQPAIAGTDFSSGLQSIPYIGDLGDIFTGFASAFLLIFFSELGDKTFFIAALLAARNSAATVFIGTFGALAAMTIISVILGRTFHYVDEILPFRFGETDLPIDDIAAVFLLVYFGVSTLLDASSSDGLKAEDEQKKAELAVSEFSGNGAGILAAANTIISTFLLVFVAEWGDKSFFSTIALAAASSPLGVIGGALAGHGVATLLAVLGGSLLGTFLSEKAIAYVGGALFLVFAAVTLVEIVN